From Oncorhynchus mykiss isolate Arlee chromosome 6, USDA_OmykA_1.1, whole genome shotgun sequence, the proteins below share one genomic window:
- the LOC110506145 gene encoding aggrecan core protein isoform X5 yields MTRWIVLLCVCLSVTSATFNNYQQISSYEQHSFLDPEDTLSVSVPLELPQRPLLGSTLVLPCYFQDHTVHDPGAPTIAPLSHRIKWSRITKERVSVILVAMDGEVKVEEDYLDRVHMVGYPQTPTDASIKITELRSNDTGTYRCEVQHGIEDNHDTVDVLVQGIVFHYRAITTRYTLTFEKAKAACIQNSAVIATPEQLQAAYDDGFHQCDAGWLSDQTVRYPIHDPRENCYGDKDEFPGVRTYGVRDVNETYDVYCFAEKMTGSVFYSGSVAKFTYSEAEEQCSKQGALLATTGQLYLAWQAGLDVCNAGWLGDRSVRYPINVRRPQCGGGLLGVRTVYLHVNQTGYPLPESRYDAYCYTETDEEGSGMVVPTEAGSGVLSVATVTQGPPEVFFRNMTTESEALGEDLATQKPTSVDFTFGTELPLPQPPSVTELPQPPSVTELPQPPSVTELPLPQPPSVTELPLPQPPSVTELPQPPSVTELPLPQPPSVTELPLPQPPSVTELVVDVVGRVTARPDVGSEIGEVSRSGYLFSATGVVFHYRAGSSRYAFTYVEAQLACQSVGASIATPEQLQAAYEAGLNQCDAGWLLDQTVRYPIVSPLEKCSGDLETLPGVRTYGLRPADERYDVYCYVDRLRGDVFHAGSSDGFTYDGALSHCQELNATLASTGQLYAAWRQGLDNCRAGWLIDRSVRYPITNPRAACGAGKAGVYTVYTHNNQTGYPDLYSRYDAYCFKVDILFVANETGLNITEIEEALVNLTSITDLLRPVLPSITPPISVESSGSGSGASGASGSSGDLSGDHSGELPHSGDLSGSGDLSGSGSAEIPSGSSGLSSGDAFGSGLSGDGSGITVTSGRGSVLSGLGSGGPQEAGEGITVTFSSGSGSVLSGLGSGGPQEAGEGITGILTFPTEMGLGMFSGSGFLSGSGSGSGVSSEESGSSSDSSSSSGESGELSGMSSGSSSSSSEEYSGFPSGFFPSGGSGGHSGEESGSGDTQVLLIDGKLVEVSTSHTHKEKELGGGGLEFSGSGSGSSGSGFFPSVTFLGSGFTDLTGSASGEQEASGSRHYGSGSGDISGSASGSSGSGFFPGVTFLGSGFTDLTGSASGEQEASGSLHYGSRSGDNSGSDSGSSVSGSFPGVTFLGSGFTDLTGSASGEQEASGSLHYSSGSGDISGSASGSSGSGFFPGVTFLGSGFTDLTGSASGEQEASGSLHYGSRSGDNSGSDSGSSGSGSFPGVTFLGSGFTDLTGSASGEQEASGSLHYGYGAGRGGYASGFGTSGFPSGDMSGISRSSTSDEEDSVVTFLTNDFMTEVSKATMVSMELGAGPVQFSGQGSGSHTWSGADHPTQASGVSSGAHSGDLLPVVLSSPPSNRELMEGTEGPEEAMAGRAELGETTSEFYVTFAPDLAPAGLAAPAISLQTPAVMEEPSSEEGIPNPCDPNPCGAGSCSVEDSVGLCKCPPGKVGEGCQYEVDVCHSNPCANGATCVENADSYKCLCLPSYGGDRCEIDEQDCEEGWTKFQGNCYLHFPERETWLDAEQRCRDLSAHLVSIITPEEQHFVNSNGQDYQWIGLNDKTVENDFRWIDGTPLQFENWRPNQPDNYFNSGEDCVVMIWHENGQWNDVPCNYHLPFTCKTGPVYCGAPPEVENATMFGSRREQYTVGSIIRYQCNPGLLQRHLPVVRCMADGQWEKPQVECLGAVPSPSNRIQRRSIRRRGESTSSKRH; encoded by the exons gtatcGTGTTTCACTACCGGGCCATCACGACACGCTACACACTGACCTTTGAGAAGGCCAAGGCAGCCTGTATCCAGAACAGTGCTGTGATCGCGACCCCAGAGCAGCTCCAGGCCGCGTACGATGACGGCTTCCACCAGTGTGATGCCGGCTGGCTCTCTGACCAGACTGTCAG GTACCCAATCCATGATCCACGTGAGAATTGCTATGGCGACAAAGACGAGTTCCCCGGGGTGCGAACCTACGGAGTGAGAGATGTCAACGAGACTTACGACGTGTACTGTTTTGCCGAGAAGATGACAG GCAGTGTGTTCTACTCTGGCTCTGTGGCTAAGTTCACCTACTCTGAGGCTGAGGAACAGTGTAGTAAGCAGGGGGCCCTGTTGGCCACCACAGGACAGCTGTACCTGGCCTGGCAGGCTGGTCTGGATGTGTGCAATGCAGGCTGGCTAGGAGACAGGAGCGTCCGCTACCCCATCAATGTCCGGAGGCCGCAGTGCGGAGGGGGTCTGCTGGGGGTACGGACCGTGTACCTCCACGTCAACCAGACGGGGTACCCCCTCCCCGAATCCCGGTATGATGCCTACTGCTACACAG AAACGGACGAGGAGGGCTCAGGCATGGTGGTGCCCACCGAGGCGGGCAGCGGCGTGTTGAGCGTTGCCACGGTGACCCAGGGTCCTCCCGAGGTGTTCTTCAGGAACATGACCACAGAGAGCGAGGCGCTGGGCGAGGACCTGGCCACCCAGAAACCCACTAGTGTGGACTTCACCTTCGGCACTGAGTTGCCCCTGCCACAGCCGCCCAGTGTCACCGAGCTGCCACAGCCGCCCAGTGTCACCGAGCTGCCACAGCCGCCCAGTGTCACCGAGCTGCCCCTACCACAGCCGCCCAGTGTCACCGAGCTGCCCCTGCCACAGCCGCCCAGTGTCACCGAGCTGCCACAGCCGCCCAGTGTCACCGAGCTGCCCCTACCACAGCCGCCCAGTGTCACCGAGCTGCCCCTACCACAGCCGCCCAGTGTGACAGAGTTGGTTGTGGATGTGGTGGGGAGAGTAACGGCCAGGCCGGATGTGGGGAGTGAGATCGGCGAAGTGAGCAGATCAGGATATTTATTTTCTGCTACAG GCGTGGTGTTTCACTACCGTGCTGGATCTAGTCGCTATGCCTTCACCTACGTGGAGGCCCAGCTGGCCTGTCAGAGTGTTGGAGCCTCCATCGCCACCCCAGAGCAGCTCCAGGCTGCCTATGAGGCCGGCCTCAACCAGTGTGATGCAGGCTGGCTTCTGGATCAGACCGTCAG GTATCCCATCGTGTCTCCTCTGGAGAAGTGCTCTGGGGATCTGGAGACTTTACCAGGAGTGAGAACCTATGGACTGAGGCCCGCTGACGAACGCTACGATGTGTACTGCTACGTGGACAGACTCAGGG gTGATGTGTTCCATGCTGGCTCCAGTGATGGCTTCACCTATGACGGTGCTCTGTCTCACTGTCAGGAGCTGAACGCTACCCTGGCCTCTACTGGCCAGCTCTACGCCGCCTGGAGACAAGGCTTGGATAATTGCCGCGCAGGTTGGCTAATCGACCGGAGTGTCCGGTACCCCATCACCAACCCCCGGGCGGCGTGTGGTGCAGGGAAGGCAGGGGTGTACACAGTATACACCCACAACAACCAGACGGGATACCCAGACCTGTATTCCAGATATGACGCCTACTGCTTCAAAG TGGACATCTTGTTTGTCGCCAATGAAACTGGATTGAACATCACAGAGATAGAAGAGGCTTTGGTTAACCTCACATCCATCACTGATTTGCTGAGGCCTG tcCTGCCTTCCATCACTCCTCCCATCTCTGTGGAGTCCTCAGGTTCTGGTTCCGGGGCCTCTGGGGCGAGTGGATCCTCCGGAGATCTCTCTGGTGATCACTCCGGTGAACTGCCTCATTCCGGGGATCTGTCCGGGTCAGGTGATCTTTCAGGCAGCGGAAGCGCAGAGATTCCCAGCGGATCATCTGGTCTGAGTAGTGGAGATGCGTTCGGCTCGGGGCTGAGTGGAGACGGATCGGGAATAACGGTCACTTCAGGGAGGGGCAGTGTTTTATCCGGTTTGGGCTCTGGGGGTCCTCAGGAGGCTGGAGAGGGAATAACGGTCACCTTCTCTTCAGGGAGTGGCAGCGTTTTATCCGGTTTGGGCTCTGGGGGTCCTCAGGAG GCTGGAGAGGGAATCACTGGGATCCTCACCTTCCCCACGGAAATGGGATTGGGAATGTTCAGTGGCAGTGGGTTCCTGTCGGGATCGGGAAGTGGCTCCGGTGTCAGTTCTGAGGAGAGCGGCTCTTCGTCTGACAGCTCCAGCAGCTCTGGGGAAAGTGGGGAGTTGTCTGGAATGTCGTCCGGCTCCAGCTCTAGTTCCAGTGAGGAGTATTCCGGATTTCCCTCAGGATTCTTTCCCTCAGGAGGCTCCGGTGGTCATTCGGGAGAGGAGTCAGGAAGCGGAGACACTCAGGTCCTGCTGATCGATGGTAAACTGGTGGAGGTTtccacctctcacacacacaaagagaaggAGCTGGGTGGAGGGGGCCTGGAATTCAGCGGCTCCGGATCTGGCAGCAGTGGCTCTGGGTTCTTCCCGAGTGTGACCTTCTTGGGGTCAGGGTTTACCGACCTCACAGGGTCAGCCTCAGGGGAACAGGAGGCCTCGGGGTCTCGCCACTACGGCTCCGGAAGTGGTGATATCAGCGGTTCGGCCTCGGGCAGCAGCGGCTCAGGGTTCTTCCCGGGTGTGACCTTCTTGGGGTCAGGGTTTACTGACCTTACGGGGTCAGCCTCAGGGGAACAGGAGGCCTCGGGGTCTCTCCACTACGGCTCCAGAAGTGGTGATAACAGCGGTTCGGACTCGGGCAGCAGTGTCTCAGGGTCCTTCCCGGGTGTGACCTTCTTGGGGTCAGGGTTTACCGACCTCACGGGGTCAGCCTCAGGAGAACAGGAGGCCTCGGGGTCTCTCCACTACAGCTCCGGAAGTGGTGATATCAGCGGTTCGGCCTCGGGCAGCAGCGGCTCAGGGTTCTTCCCGGGTGTGACCTTCTTGGGGTCAGGGTTTACTGACCTTACGGGGTCAGCCTCAGGGGAACAGGAGGCCTCGGGGTCTCTCCACTACGGCTCCAGAAGTGGTGATAACAGCGGTTCGGACTCGGGCAGCAGTGGCTCAGGGTCCTTCCCGGGTGTGACCTTCTTGGGGTCAGGGTTTACTGACCTCACAGGGTCAGCCTCAGGGGAACAGGAGGCCTCGGGGTCTCTCCACTACGGATACGGAGCGGGAAGAGGTGGATACGCATCAGGGTTCGGAACGTCGGGCTTCCCATCCGGGGACATGTCTGGAATCTCCAGATCCTCCACCAGCGATGAGGAGGACAGCGTTGTCACCTTCCTGACTAATGACTTCATGACAGAGGTTTCCAAGGCGACCATGGTTTCCATGGAGCTGGGGGCTGGGCCAGTGCAGTTCAGCGGGCAGGGAAGTGGGTCCCACACATGGAGCGGTGCTGACCACCCAACCCAGGCCAGCGGTGTCTCATCTGGGGCACACTCTGGAGATCTGCTCCCTGTGGTGCTGTCCTCTCCGCCCAGCAACAGGGAGCTTATGGAGGGCACAGAAGGGCCAGAGGAGGCCATGGCTGGCAGGGCTGAGCTGGGGGAGACCACCAGCGAGTTTTACGTGACCTTTGCCCCCGACCTTGCTCCTGCCGGATTGGCTGCCCCAGCCATCTCCCTGCAGACCCCTGCCGTCATGGAGGAGCCATCCTCAGAGGAGG GTATCCCTAACCCATGTGACCCTAACCCGTGTGGTGCTGGGTCATGCTCAGTGGAGGATAGTGTTGGGTTGTGCAAGTGTCCGCCCGGGAAAGTGGGAGAAGGGTGCCAGTATG AGGTTGATGTGTGCCATTCCAACCCTTGTGCCAATGGAGCCACCTGTGTGGAAAATGCAGACTCTTACAAATGCTTATGCCTGCCCAGCTACGGAGGGGACCGCTGCGAGATTG ACGAGCAGGATTGTGAGGAGGGGTGGACTAAGTTTCAGGGCAACTGTTACCTGCACTTCCCCGAGAGAGAGACCTGGCTGGATGCCGAGCAGCGCTGCCGAGACCTCAGCGCTCACCTGGTCAGCATCATCACCCCAGAGGAACAGCACTTTGTCAACT CCAACGGCCAGGACTACCAGTGGATTGGGCTCAATGACAAGACAGTGGAGAATGACTTCCGCTGGATAGACGGCACACCACTG CAATTTGAGAACTGGCGGCCGAACCAGCCGGATAACTACTTTAACTCTGGAGAAGACTGTGTGGTGATGATCTGGCACGAGAACGGCCAATGGAACGACGTTCCCTGCAACTACCACCTGCCCTTCACCTGCAAGACTGGCCCAG TCTACTGTGGGGCACCGCCAGAGGTGGAGAATGCCACGATGTTCGGCAGCAGGCGGGAGCAGTATACTGTGGGGTCCATCATCCGCTACCAGTGTAACCCAGGCCTCCTACAGCGCCACCTGCCTGTGGTGCGCTGCATGGCAGACGGACAGTGGGAGAAGCCACAGGTGGAATGCCTGGGCG CAGTGCCCTCCCCCAGTAACAGAATACAGCGCAGATCAATCAGAAGGCGAGGAGAATCAACCAGCAGCAAACGTCACTAA